The following proteins come from a genomic window of Rattus norvegicus strain BN/NHsdMcwi chromosome 8, GRCr8, whole genome shotgun sequence:
- the Ip6k2 gene encoding inositol hexakisphosphate kinase 2 isoform X1, with protein MSPAFRTMDVEPRTKGILLEPFVHQVGGHSCVLRFNETTLCKPLVPREHQFYETLPAEMRRFTPQYKGVVSVRFEEDEDRNLCLIAYPLKGDHGPVDIVDNSDCEPKSKLLRWTNKKHHVLETEKSPKDWVRQHRKEEKMKSHKLEEEFEWLKKSEVLYYSVEKKGTVSSQLKHYNPWSMKCHQQQLQRMKENAKHRNQYKFILLENLTCRYEVPCVLDLKMGTRQHGDDASEEKAANQIRKCQQSTSAVIGVRVCGMQVYQAGTGQLMFMNKYHGRKLSVQGFKEALFQFFHNGRYLRRELLGPVLKKLTELKAVLERQESYRFYSSSLLVIYDGKEWPEVTLDSDAEDLEDLSEESADESAGAYAYKPLGASSVDVRMIDFAHTTCRLYGEDSVVHEGQDAGYIFGLQSLIDIVTEISEESGE; from the exons ATGAGCCCAGCCTTCAGGACCATGGACGTAGAGCCCCGTACCAAGGGCATCCTGCTGGAGCCCTTTGTCCACCAGGTTGGGGGGCACTCATGCGTTCTCCGGTTCAATGAGACAACCCTGTGCAAGCCCCTGGTTCCGAGGGAGCATCAGTTCTACGAGACCCTCCCAGCTGAGATGCGCAGATTCACTCCCCAGTACAAAG GTGTGGTATCAGTACGCTTTGAAGAAGATGAAGACAGGAACTTGTGTTTAATAGCATATCCATTAAAGGGGGACCATGGACCTGTGGATATTGTAGACAATTCAGACTGTGAACCAAAAAGTAAGCTGCTGAGATggacaaacaaaaaacatcacgtcctagaaacagaaaagagTCCCAAGGACTGGGTGCGCCAGCACCGAAAAGAGGAGAAGATGAAGAG CCATAAGTTAGAAGAAGAATTTGAGTGGCTAAAGAAGTCTGAAGTCTTATACTACAGTGTAGAAAAAAAGGGAACTGTAAGCTCCCAGCTCAAACACTACAACCCTTGGAGCATGAAGTGTCATCAGCAGCAGCTACAGAGGATGAAGGAGAACGCGAAGCACCGGAACCAGTACA AATTCATCTTGCTGGAGAACCTGACTTGCCGCTATGAGGTGCCTTGTGTCCTGGACCTCAAGATGGGCACACGCCAGCATGGCGACGATGCTTCAGAGGAAAAAGCAGCTAACCAGATCCGAAAATGTCAGCAGAGCACATCTGCAGTCATTGGCGTTCGAGTGTGTGGCATGCAG GTGTACCAGGCAGGCACTGGGCAGCTCATGTTCATGAACAAGTACCATGGACGGAAGCTTTCAGTGCAGGGCTTCAAGGAGgcgcttttccagttctttcacaATGGGCGGTACCTGCGCCGTGAGCTCCTGGGCCCTGTGCTCAAGAAGCTAACTGAGCTTAAGGCCGTGTTGGAGCGACAGGAATCCTACCGCTTCTATTCAAGTTCCCTACTGGTCATTTATGATGGCAAGGAATGGCCAGAGGTGACCCTGGACTCAGATGCTGAGGACTTGGAGGACCTCTCAGAAGAGTCGGCTGATGAGTCTGCTGGTGCCTATGCCTACAAGCCTCTCGGTGCCAGCTCAGTGGACGTGCGCATGATCGACTTTGCACACACCACCTGCAGGCTCTATGGCGAGGACAGTGTGGTGCATGAGGGCCAGGATGCTGGCTATATCTTTGGGCTGCAGAGCCTGATAGACATTGTCACAGAGATAAGTGAGGAGAGTGGGGAGTGA
- the Ip6k2 gene encoding inositol hexakisphosphate kinase 2 isoform X2, producing the protein MSPAFRTMDVEPRTKGILLEPFVHQVGGHSCVLRFNETTLCKPLVPREHQFYETLPAEMRRFTPQYKGEPPAARGVARLVRCKGFCQWKALAASWEPSLFPFTLLFSSSSSWPSAQHLTLSFQALDKAKVPLLAGHPCPVFIPLVVPYAHREVWSPDTPPPAPLRPEVSSLSEHAFPCSKQAGRQQGLSRLSDRGAERTRRKGVQPVGCKALVGTAEVLPPDRLSSYTWQVLETQKGELLSRLPTMSVFLPLICWCSFCSFVTQTTKTNKCITEKDKRLFAHHVVASEAFARCLCCVDCLPLYFALLAQSFLTLSAFT; encoded by the exons ATGAGCCCAGCCTTCAGGACCATGGACGTAGAGCCCCGTACCAAGGGCATCCTGCTGGAGCCCTTTGTCCACCAGGTTGGGGGGCACTCATGCGTTCTCCGGTTCAATGAGACAACCCTGTGCAAGCCCCTGGTTCCGAGGGAGCATCAGTTCTACGAGACCCTCCCAGCTGAGATGCGCAGATTCACTCCCCAGTACAAAGGTGAGCCCCCGGCTGCTAGAGGGGTCGCCAGGCTGGTGAGATGTAAGGGATTTTGCCAGTGGAAGGCCCTGGCAGCGTCCTGGGAGCCCTCCCTCTTCCCATTTACCCttttgttttcctcctcctcctcttggccCTCAGCCCAGCACCTCACCCTCAGTTTTCAAGCCCTG GACAAAGCCAAAGTTCCCTTGTTAGCTGGCCACCCCTGCCCCGTTTTTATCCCCTTGGTCGTTCCTTATGCCCACAGGGAAGTGTGGTCCCCTGACACCCCCCCTCCCGCTCCTCTTCGCCCAGAAGTGTCGTCTCTCTCTGAGCACGCATTCCCCTGCAGCAAACAAGCTGGCAGGCAGCAAGGACTGAGCAGATTGAGTGATCGTGGGGCAGAGAGGACTAGGAGGAAAGGTGTTCAGCCAGTCGGTTGTAAGGCGCTCGTCGGCACCGCTGAAGTGCTCCCACCTGACAGACTGTCCAGTTACACATGGCAGGTCCTAGAGACTCAAAAGGGGGAGCTGCTTTCAAGGCTACCTACCATGTCTGTGTTCCTGCCCCTCATCTGCTGGTgttcattttgttcttttgtgacacaAACTACAAAAACCAATAAATGCATAACTGAGAAGGACAAAAGGCTTTTCGCCCACCACGTAGTTGCCTCTGAAGCCTTTGCCAggtgtctgtgctgtgtggatTGTTTGCCgctttattttgctttgcttgcCCAGTCTTTCCTCACCCTCAGTGCCTTCACCTGA
- the Nckipsd gene encoding NCK-interacting protein with SH3 domain isoform X3 produces MYRALYAFRSAEPNAMAFAAGETFLVLERSSTHWWLAARARSGETGYVPPAYLHRLQGMEQDVLQAIDRAIEAVHNTAMRDGGKYSLEQRGVLQKLIHHRKETLSRRGTSAASASVMTPSTSDHHLDTAVSRQPNGVCRTGFERQHSLPSSEHLGTDGALYQVPPQPRRAAPATPPPPVKRRDREALVISGSGGRTAVPSGGSSVSSGSSVSSTSMDTLYTGSSPSELGPSCSPTPPPVPRRSAHTTVSQAQPSPSKAPSPEPPAEEVAAETNSAPDDLEALDALSPETTEEKPATETVVPRTIGAELMELVRRNTGLSHELCRVAIGVVVGHIQASVPASSPVMEQVLLSLVEGKVRVGSTAKEPPHPQPAC; encoded by the exons ATGTACCGCGCGCTGTATGCGTTCCGCTCCGCGGAGCCCAACGCCATGGCGTTCGCTGCAGGCGAAACCTTCCTGGTGCTGGAGCGCAGCAGCACGCACTGGTGGTTAGCGGCACGGGCGCGCAGTGGCGAGACCGGGTACGTGCCGCCTGCCTACCTGCATCGCCTGCAG GGCATGGAGCAAGATGTCCTCCAAGCTATTGACCGGGCCATTGAGGCTGTGCACAACACAGCCATGCGAGATGGTGGCAAGTACAGCCTGGAACAGCGTGGAGTCCTTCA GAAGCTTATTCATCATCGGaaagagaccttgtctcgaaGGGGCACCTCAGCTGCCAGTGCTTCGGTTATGACCCCATCCACCAGTGACCACCATTTGGACACTGCTGTATCTAGGCAGCCCAATGGGGTGTGTCGAACTGGGTTTGAACGGCAGCATAGCCTACCCAGTTCTGAGCATCTCGGGACAGATGGAGCCCTCTACCAG gtcCCACCACAGCCTCGGCGAGCAGCacctgccaccccacccccaccagtgAAGCGCCGAGACCGTGAGGCCCTGGTGATCTCAGGGAGTG GTGGCCGCACAGCAGTACCCTCTGGAGGTAGTTCTGTGTCTAGTGGCTCTTCAGTCAGCAGCACCTCCATGGACACACTCTACACTGGCTCTAGCCCCTCTGAGCTGGGTCCCAGCTGCTCACCCACACCTCCGCCTGTACCTCGCCGAAGTGCCCACACTACAGTGTCCCAGGCCCAGCCCTCTCCCTCCAAGGCACCATCCCCGGAGCCCCCTGCTGAGGAAGTGGCAGCTGAAACAAACTCAGCCCCTGATGACCTCGAAGCTCTGGATGCCCTGAgcccagagaccacagaggagaaGCCAGCTACTGAGACAGTTGTGCCAAGGACCATTGGGGCAGAGCTGATGGAACTTGTTCGGAGAAACACTGGTCTGAGCCACGAATTATGTCGTGTGGCCATTGGTGTCGTGGTGGGTCACATCCAGGCCTCCGTACCAGCCAGCTCGCCTGTCATGGAGCAGGTCCTCCTCTCGCTGGTAGAGGGCAAGGTGAGGGTGGGCAGCACGGCCAAGGAGCCTCCCCACCCTCAGCCAGCCTGCTAG
- the Ip6k2 gene encoding inositol hexakisphosphate kinase 2 isoform X3 has protein sequence MKSHKLEEEFEWLKKSEVLYYSVEKKGTVSSQLKHYNPWSMKCHQQQLQRMKENAKHRNQYKFILLENLTCRYEVPCVLDLKMGTRQHGDDASEEKAANQIRKCQQSTSAVIGVRVCGMQVYQAGTGQLMFMNKYHGRKLSVQGFKEALFQFFHNGRYLRRELLGPVLKKLTELKAVLERQESYRFYSSSLLVIYDGKEWPEVTLDSDAEDLEDLSEESADESAGAYAYKPLGASSVDVRMIDFAHTTCRLYGEDSVVHEGQDAGYIFGLQSLIDIVTEISEESGE, from the exons ATGAAGAG CCATAAGTTAGAAGAAGAATTTGAGTGGCTAAAGAAGTCTGAAGTCTTATACTACAGTGTAGAAAAAAAGGGAACTGTAAGCTCCCAGCTCAAACACTACAACCCTTGGAGCATGAAGTGTCATCAGCAGCAGCTACAGAGGATGAAGGAGAACGCGAAGCACCGGAACCAGTACA AATTCATCTTGCTGGAGAACCTGACTTGCCGCTATGAGGTGCCTTGTGTCCTGGACCTCAAGATGGGCACACGCCAGCATGGCGACGATGCTTCAGAGGAAAAAGCAGCTAACCAGATCCGAAAATGTCAGCAGAGCACATCTGCAGTCATTGGCGTTCGAGTGTGTGGCATGCAG GTGTACCAGGCAGGCACTGGGCAGCTCATGTTCATGAACAAGTACCATGGACGGAAGCTTTCAGTGCAGGGCTTCAAGGAGgcgcttttccagttctttcacaATGGGCGGTACCTGCGCCGTGAGCTCCTGGGCCCTGTGCTCAAGAAGCTAACTGAGCTTAAGGCCGTGTTGGAGCGACAGGAATCCTACCGCTTCTATTCAAGTTCCCTACTGGTCATTTATGATGGCAAGGAATGGCCAGAGGTGACCCTGGACTCAGATGCTGAGGACTTGGAGGACCTCTCAGAAGAGTCGGCTGATGAGTCTGCTGGTGCCTATGCCTACAAGCCTCTCGGTGCCAGCTCAGTGGACGTGCGCATGATCGACTTTGCACACACCACCTGCAGGCTCTATGGCGAGGACAGTGTGGTGCATGAGGGCCAGGATGCTGGCTATATCTTTGGGCTGCAGAGCCTGATAGACATTGTCACAGAGATAAGTGAGGAGAGTGGGGAGTGA
- the Ip6k2 gene encoding inositol hexakisphosphate kinase 2 isoform X4, protein MSPAFRTMDVEPRTKGILLEPFVHQVGGHSCVLRFNETTLCKPLVPREHQFYETLPAEMRRFTPQYKAQHLTLSFQALDKAKVPLLAGHPCPVFIPLVVPYAHREVWSPDTPPPAPLRPEVSSLSEHAFPCSKQAGRQQGLSRLSDRGAERTRRKGVQPVGCKALVGTAEVLPPDRLSSYTWQVLETQKGELLSRLPTMSVFLPLICWCSFCSFVTQTTKTNKCITEKDKRLFAHHVVASEAFARCLCCVDCLPLYFALLAQSFLTLSAFT, encoded by the exons ATGAGCCCAGCCTTCAGGACCATGGACGTAGAGCCCCGTACCAAGGGCATCCTGCTGGAGCCCTTTGTCCACCAGGTTGGGGGGCACTCATGCGTTCTCCGGTTCAATGAGACAACCCTGTGCAAGCCCCTGGTTCCGAGGGAGCATCAGTTCTACGAGACCCTCCCAGCTGAGATGCGCAGATTCACTCCCCAGTACAAAG CCCAGCACCTCACCCTCAGTTTTCAAGCCCTG GACAAAGCCAAAGTTCCCTTGTTAGCTGGCCACCCCTGCCCCGTTTTTATCCCCTTGGTCGTTCCTTATGCCCACAGGGAAGTGTGGTCCCCTGACACCCCCCCTCCCGCTCCTCTTCGCCCAGAAGTGTCGTCTCTCTCTGAGCACGCATTCCCCTGCAGCAAACAAGCTGGCAGGCAGCAAGGACTGAGCAGATTGAGTGATCGTGGGGCAGAGAGGACTAGGAGGAAAGGTGTTCAGCCAGTCGGTTGTAAGGCGCTCGTCGGCACCGCTGAAGTGCTCCCACCTGACAGACTGTCCAGTTACACATGGCAGGTCCTAGAGACTCAAAAGGGGGAGCTGCTTTCAAGGCTACCTACCATGTCTGTGTTCCTGCCCCTCATCTGCTGGTgttcattttgttcttttgtgacacaAACTACAAAAACCAATAAATGCATAACTGAGAAGGACAAAAGGCTTTTCGCCCACCACGTAGTTGCCTCTGAAGCCTTTGCCAggtgtctgtgctgtgtggatTGTTTGCCgctttattttgctttgcttgcCCAGTCTTTCCTCACCCTCAGTGCCTTCACCTGA